From one Pseudomonas sp. B21-048 genomic stretch:
- the nadB gene encoding L-aspartate oxidase, which yields MSQQFQHDVLVIGSGAAGLSLALTLPGHLRIAVLSKGDLANGSTFWAQGGVAAVLDDTDTVESHVDDTLNAGGGLCHEDAVRFTVEHSKESIQWLIDQGVPFTRDEQSGTEDGGFEFHLTREGGHSHRRIIHAADATGAAIFRTLLDQARQRPNIELLEQRVAVDLITEKRLGLEGNRCLGAYVLNRGTGEVDTYGARFVILASGGAAKVYLYTSNPDGACGDGIAMAWRSGCRVANLEFNQFHPTCLYHPQAKSFLITEALRGEGGHLKLPNGERFMPRFDPRAELAPRDIVARAIDHEMKRLGIDCVYLDISHKPEDFIKTHFPTVYERCLEFSIDITKQPIPVVPAAHYTCGGVMVDQRGRTDVPGLYAIGETSFTGLHGANRMASNSLLECFVYARSAAADILEELPEVSIPTALPVWDASQVTDSDEDVIIAHNWDELRRFMWDYVGIVRTNKRLQRAQHRVQLLLDEIDEFYSNYKVSRDLIELRNLAQVAELMIRSAMERKESRGLHYTLDYPNMLPVALDTILVPPTYAD from the coding sequence ATGAGCCAACAGTTTCAACACGATGTTCTGGTAATTGGCAGCGGTGCTGCCGGCTTGAGCCTTGCGCTGACCTTGCCCGGTCATTTGCGCATCGCCGTATTGAGCAAAGGCGATCTGGCCAATGGCTCGACCTTCTGGGCCCAAGGCGGTGTCGCCGCCGTCCTGGATGACACCGATACGGTCGAATCCCACGTCGATGACACCCTCAATGCTGGCGGCGGCCTGTGTCATGAAGACGCCGTGCGCTTTACCGTCGAGCACAGCAAAGAGTCGATTCAATGGCTGATCGACCAAGGCGTGCCCTTTACCCGCGATGAACAGTCCGGCACCGAAGACGGTGGTTTCGAGTTTCACCTGACCCGCGAAGGCGGTCACAGCCATCGGCGCATCATTCATGCCGCCGATGCGACGGGCGCGGCAATCTTCAGAACCCTGCTCGATCAGGCCAGGCAGCGTCCCAACATTGAACTGCTGGAGCAGCGGGTCGCGGTCGACCTGATCACCGAAAAGCGCCTGGGCCTTGAAGGCAACCGTTGCCTCGGCGCCTATGTGCTCAACCGCGGCACCGGAGAAGTCGACACCTACGGCGCGCGTTTCGTGATCCTTGCATCGGGCGGCGCGGCAAAAGTCTACCTCTATACCAGCAACCCCGACGGTGCTTGCGGTGATGGCATCGCCATGGCCTGGCGTTCGGGCTGCCGGGTAGCGAACCTGGAATTCAACCAGTTCCACCCCACTTGCCTTTATCACCCGCAAGCCAAGAGCTTCCTGATCACCGAAGCCCTGCGCGGTGAAGGCGGCCACCTGAAACTGCCCAATGGCGAACGCTTCATGCCGCGCTTCGATCCTCGCGCCGAATTGGCCCCACGGGACATCGTCGCCCGCGCCATCGACCATGAGATGAAGCGCTTGGGCATCGACTGCGTTTACCTCGATATCAGCCACAAGCCTGAAGATTTCATCAAGACGCACTTCCCGACGGTCTATGAACGCTGCCTGGAATTCTCCATCGACATCACCAAACAACCGATCCCGGTAGTGCCAGCGGCACACTACACCTGTGGTGGCGTGATGGTCGATCAGCGGGGACGCACCGATGTGCCAGGCCTGTATGCGATTGGTGAAACCAGCTTCACCGGCTTGCATGGCGCCAACCGCATGGCCAGTAACTCGCTGTTGGAATGTTTCGTTTACGCCCGTTCGGCGGCGGCGGACATTCTTGAGGAGTTGCCAGAGGTGTCGATTCCGACCGCCCTGCCCGTTTGGGATGCGAGCCAGGTTACCGATTCCGACGAAGACGTGATTATTGCGCACAACTGGGACGAATTGCGGCGATTCATGTGGGATTACGTCGGCATCGTGCGCACTAACAAACGTTTGCAACGGGCTCAACACCGGGTGCAACTGTTGCTTGACGAAATCGACGAGTTCTACAGCAACTACAAGGTCAGTCGAGACTTGATCGAGTTGCGCAACCTAGCGCAAGTGGCCGAGTTGATGATCCGGTCAGCCATGGAGCGCAAGGAAAGTCGCGGCCTGCATTACACCCTCGACTACCCGAACATGCTGCCGGTTGCCCTGGACACTATTCTGGTGCCGCCCACCTACGCCGACTGA
- the rpoE gene encoding RNA polymerase sigma factor RpoE, with amino-acid sequence MLTQEEDQQLVERVQRGDKRAFDLLVLKYQHKILGLIVRFVHDTHEAQDVAQEAFIKAYRALGNFRGDSAFYTWLYRIAINTAKNYLVSRGRRPPDSDVSSEDAEFYDGDHGLKDLESPERALLRDEIEGTVHRTIQQLPEDLRTALTLREFDGLSYEDIASVMQCPVGTVRSRIFRAREAIDKALQPLLQEN; translated from the coding sequence ATGCTAACCCAGGAAGAGGATCAGCAGCTGGTCGAGCGCGTTCAACGCGGCGACAAGCGAGCTTTCGATCTGCTAGTGCTGAAATACCAGCACAAAATTCTCGGGTTGATCGTGCGTTTCGTGCACGACACCCATGAAGCCCAGGATGTCGCACAGGAAGCTTTTATCAAGGCATACCGTGCACTTGGTAATTTTCGCGGAGACAGCGCGTTTTATACGTGGCTTTACCGCATCGCCATCAACACGGCGAAAAACTATCTGGTTTCGCGCGGCCGCCGGCCGCCGGATAGCGATGTCAGTTCCGAGGATGCAGAGTTCTACGATGGCGATCATGGCCTCAAGGATCTCGAGTCGCCAGAACGTGCATTGCTGCGGGATGAGATCGAAGGTACCGTCCATCGAACCATTCAGCAACTGCCAGAAGATTTGCGTACGGCTTTAACTTTACGTGAATTCGATGGTCTGAGTTACGAGGACATTGCCAGCGTCATGCAGTGTCCGGTGGGTACCGTGCGCTCCCGGATTTTCCGCGCTCGGGAGGCCATCGATAAAGCCCTGCAGCCATTGTTGCAGGAAAACTGA
- a CDS encoding sigma-E factor negative regulatory protein: MSREALQESLSAVMDNEADELELRRVLNAFDDVETRETWARYQIARAVMHKDLLLPRLDIAAAVSAALADEAVPAKASRGPWRSLGRLAVAASVTVAVLAGVRLYNQDEIAGVELAQQSSQPGLTAPQVKGPAVLAGYNESSQATGPMANGVLQGQPGWHDQRLPGYLRQHAQQAALKGTESALPYARAASLENR, from the coding sequence ATGAGTCGTGAAGCCCTGCAGGAATCGCTGTCCGCAGTGATGGATAACGAAGCGGACGAACTGGAATTGCGTCGGGTATTGAATGCCTTCGACGATGTTGAAACTCGCGAAACCTGGGCTCGTTACCAGATCGCTCGGGCGGTGATGCACAAGGACCTGCTGCTTCCTCGCCTGGATATCGCAGCGGCAGTCTCTGCTGCGCTGGCTGACGAAGCCGTACCGGCAAAAGCCTCCCGCGGTCCATGGCGCAGCCTGGGTCGTCTGGCAGTCGCTGCTTCGGTGACCGTTGCCGTGCTGGCGGGTGTTCGTCTGTACAACCAGGACGAGATCGCCGGTGTCGAACTGGCCCAGCAATCCAGTCAACCGGGTCTGACCGCTCCTCAGGTCAAGGGCCCTGCTGTATTGGCAGGCTACAATGAGAGTTCGCAAGCCACTGGCCCTATGGCCAACGGCGTATTGCAAGGTCAGCCAGGCTGGCACGATCAGCGTTTGCCAGGTTACTTGCGTCAACATGCTCAACAGGCTGCATTGAAAGGTACTGAAAGCGCTCTGCCTTATGCTCGTGCAGCAAGCCTGGAAAACCGTTAA
- a CDS encoding MucB/RseB C-terminal domain-containing protein, with translation MRAIPLLALLLSGWFVVPAHADEAQDWLKRLGQAEQTQSFHGTFVYERNGSFSTHNIWHRVQDGKVRERLLQLDGSAQEVMRIDGHTQCVSGSLIAGLGDSPNSTARALDPQKLKNWYDLAVIGKSRVAGRSAVIVSLTPRDQHRYGFELHLDKETGLPLKSLLLNDKGQLLERFQFTRLDTAEVPSDSDLQAGSDCKTITLDSDNASAVKIAQVWHSDWLPPGFELISSTSHKDPETKAQVNSLMFDDGLARFSVFLEPLNGATLTDTRTQLGPTVAVSRRLTTPQGEMMVTVVGEIPIGTAERIALSMRNDAAATSKQ, from the coding sequence ATGCGCGCCATACCTCTACTTGCGCTTCTGCTCAGTGGCTGGTTTGTTGTTCCAGCCCACGCCGATGAAGCTCAGGACTGGCTGAAGCGTTTGGGACAGGCCGAGCAAACGCAGAGCTTTCACGGTACTTTCGTCTACGAGCGTAACGGTAGTTTCTCTACCCATAACATCTGGCATCGCGTCCAGGATGGCAAGGTCCGCGAGCGTTTACTCCAGCTCGACGGCTCGGCACAGGAAGTCATGCGCATTGATGGGCATACTCAATGCGTTAGTGGCAGCCTGATAGCAGGGCTGGGGGACTCACCCAACTCCACCGCTCGTGCACTCGATCCACAAAAGCTAAAAAATTGGTACGACCTTGCCGTCATTGGCAAGTCGCGTGTGGCGGGGCGTTCGGCGGTGATCGTGTCGTTGACGCCTCGTGATCAGCATCGTTACGGTTTTGAACTGCATCTGGACAAGGAAACCGGTTTGCCGTTGAAGTCATTGTTGCTCAATGACAAAGGGCAACTGCTGGAGCGGTTCCAGTTCACCCGGCTGGACACAGCCGAGGTGCCTTCCGACAGTGATTTGCAGGCAGGTTCTGATTGCAAAACCATTACCCTCGACAGTGACAACGCTTCCGCCGTCAAAATTGCGCAGGTCTGGCATTCGGACTGGTTACCGCCAGGTTTCGAGCTGATCAGCAGTACCTCTCACAAGGACCCGGAGACCAAAGCCCAGGTCAACAGTCTGATGTTCGACGACGGTCTGGCCCGATTCTCGGTGTTCCTTGAGCCGTTGAATGGCGCAACACTCACTGATACGCGCACCCAACTGGGGCCAACCGTTGCTGTCTCCCGGCGATTGACTACACCGCAAGGGGAGATGATGGTGACCGTGGTCGGTGAAATACCGATTGGCACCGCCGAACGGATTGCGCTGTCCATGCGCAACGATGCGGCGGCTACCAGCAAGCAGTGA
- a CDS encoding DegQ family serine endoprotease, which produces MSIPRLKSYLSIFATVLVLGQAVAVQAVELPDFTQLVEQASPAVVNISTTQKLPDRKVSSEQMPDLEGLPPMLREFFERGMPQQPRSPRDRQREAQSLGSGFIISPDGYILTNNHVIADADEILVRLADRSELKAKLIGTDPRSDVALLKIEGKDLPVLKLGKSQDLKAGQWVVAIGSPFGFDHTVTQGIVSAIGRSLPNENYVPFIQTDVPINPGNSGGPLFNLAGEVVGINSQIYTRSGGFMGVSFAIPIDVAMDVSNQLKSGGRVSRGWLGVVIQEVSKDLAESFGLEKPAGALVAQIQDDGPAAKGGLQVGDVILSMNGQPIVMSADLPHLVGALKAGSKADLEVIREGKRKNVELTVGAIPEEGKELEALPKSSVERSSNRLGVSVAELTEEQKKTLDLKGGVVIKEVQDGPAALIGLQPGDVITHLNNQAIGSAKEFTDIAKALPKNRSVSMRVLRQGRASFITFKLAE; this is translated from the coding sequence ATGTCGATACCACGCTTGAAGTCTTATCTCTCCATTTTTGCCACCGTGCTGGTGCTCGGTCAGGCGGTCGCTGTGCAAGCGGTCGAGTTGCCTGACTTCACGCAGTTGGTCGAGCAAGCCTCCCCCGCGGTGGTGAACATCAGTACTACCCAGAAGCTGCCGGACCGCAAGGTGTCCAGCGAGCAAATGCCTGACCTTGAAGGCTTGCCGCCAATGCTGCGCGAGTTCTTCGAGCGGGGCATGCCGCAGCAGCCACGGTCCCCTCGCGATCGCCAGCGAGAGGCTCAATCCCTGGGGTCGGGTTTCATCATCTCGCCTGACGGCTACATCCTGACCAATAACCATGTCATTGCCGATGCCGACGAGATTCTTGTGCGCCTCGCCGATCGCAGTGAGTTGAAGGCCAAGCTGATCGGTACCGATCCGCGCTCCGACGTCGCTTTGCTGAAAATCGAAGGCAAGGACCTGCCAGTCCTGAAGCTTGGCAAGTCGCAGGACCTGAAAGCCGGTCAGTGGGTCGTGGCCATCGGTTCGCCGTTCGGTTTTGATCACACGGTGACCCAAGGTATTGTCAGCGCCATCGGCCGTAGCCTGCCAAACGAAAACTATGTGCCGTTCATCCAGACCGACGTGCCGATCAACCCGGGCAACTCCGGTGGCCCGCTGTTCAACCTGGCCGGTGAAGTGGTTGGCATCAACTCGCAGATCTACACCCGCTCCGGCGGCTTCATGGGCGTGTCGTTTGCCATCCCTATCGATGTGGCGATGGACGTTTCCAACCAGCTGAAAAGCGGTGGCAGAGTCAGCCGTGGCTGGTTAGGCGTAGTGATCCAGGAAGTGAGCAAGGATCTGGCCGAGTCGTTCGGTCTCGAGAAGCCGGCCGGTGCACTGGTGGCTCAGATCCAGGATGACGGTCCGGCTGCCAAGGGTGGCCTGCAAGTGGGCGATGTGATCCTCAGCATGAACGGTCAACCGATCGTCATGTCCGCTGATCTGCCGCATTTGGTGGGCGCGCTGAAGGCTGGCTCGAAAGCCGATCTTGAAGTGATCCGCGAAGGCAAGCGCAAGAACGTCGAGCTGACCGTCGGCGCTATTCCCGAAGAAGGCAAAGAGTTGGAAGCCCTGCCTAAATCCAGCGTCGAGCGCAGTAGCAATCGCCTGGGTGTTTCGGTGGCCGAGTTGACCGAAGAGCAGAAGAAAACCCTCGACCTCAAAGGTGGTGTGGTGATCAAGGAAGTCCAGGACGGTCCTGCTGCCCTGATCGGCTTGCAGCCGGGCGATGTGATCACTCACCTGAACAATCAGGCGATCGGCTCCGCCAAGGAATTCACGGACATTGCCAAGGCGCTGCCGAAGAACCGCTCGGTGTCGATGCGGGTTCTGCGTCAAGGTCGCGCCAGCTTCATCACCTTCAAACTGGCTGAATAA
- a CDS encoding M48 family metalloprotease yields the protein MTFLRPTLLTLACLLASPGFADDLPSLGDASSAIVSPQQEHQLGRAWLALLRSQVSQLNDPQLKDYVESSVYRLVETSQVNDRRLEFILINSPQLNAFAAPGGIVGINGGLFLNAQTEGEYASVLAHELAHLSQRHFARGVEASQRMQVPMMAALLAGIVIAAAGAGDAGIAAIAGTQAAAIQEQRRFSRQNEQEADRIGIMNLEKAGYDPRSMPTMFERLMRQYRFDAKPPEFLLTHPVTESRIADTRNRAEQSKPGGIEDSMRYQLIRARVQLIYEETPGLGAKRFRAQLDENPKNDVARYGLAIAQIKGGQLHEARENLKLLLAKSPNEIIYNLAQVDLDITNNRLPDAQSRVDRMLTQYPGNYPLNQVRVDLLLKQNRAADAEKALENLLRSRPDDPDVWYMVAETRGLSGNIIGLHQARAEYFALVGDYRQAIQQLDFAKRKAGSNFPLSSRIDARQRELMEQERMVKDMMG from the coding sequence ATGACTTTTTTGCGCCCTACCCTGCTGACGCTCGCTTGCCTGCTCGCCTCACCGGGCTTCGCCGACGACTTGCCGTCACTCGGTGACGCCAGTTCTGCCATCGTCTCGCCGCAACAGGAACACCAACTGGGCCGTGCGTGGCTGGCGTTGCTGCGCAGCCAGGTGTCGCAGCTCAACGATCCGCAGCTCAAGGACTATGTCGAATCCAGCGTCTACCGGCTGGTGGAGACCAGCCAGGTCAATGACCGGCGCCTGGAGTTCATCCTGATCAACAGCCCCCAGCTCAACGCTTTTGCCGCACCGGGCGGGATCGTCGGCATCAACGGTGGCTTGTTCCTCAATGCCCAGACCGAGGGCGAATATGCCTCGGTACTGGCTCACGAACTGGCTCACTTGTCGCAGCGTCACTTCGCCCGCGGTGTCGAAGCGTCGCAACGCATGCAAGTGCCTATGATGGCTGCGCTGCTGGCTGGTATCGTGATTGCCGCGGCCGGTGCCGGTGATGCCGGGATCGCGGCCATTGCCGGCACTCAAGCGGCGGCAATTCAGGAACAACGACGCTTCTCGCGCCAGAACGAACAGGAAGCCGACCGTATCGGCATCATGAATCTGGAAAAGGCCGGTTACGATCCGCGCTCGATGCCGACCATGTTCGAACGGCTGATGCGCCAGTACCGCTTCGACGCCAAGCCACCAGAATTCCTGCTGACTCACCCGGTAACCGAATCGCGGATCGCCGACACCCGCAACCGCGCCGAACAGTCCAAGCCGGGTGGCATCGAAGACAGCATGCGTTACCAGCTGATTCGGGCGCGCGTGCAGCTGATCTATGAAGAAACCCCAGGCCTGGGCGCCAAGCGCTTCCGGGCCCAACTCGACGAAAACCCGAAAAATGACGTTGCTCGCTATGGCCTCGCGATCGCGCAGATCAAGGGGGGCCAGCTGCATGAAGCTCGCGAGAACCTCAAGCTGCTGCTGGCCAAATCGCCGAACGAGATCATCTACAACCTGGCGCAGGTCGATCTGGACATCACTAATAATCGTCTGCCCGATGCTCAATCACGGGTCGATCGGATGCTCACTCAATACCCCGGCAACTACCCGCTGAATCAGGTGCGTGTCGACCTGCTGCTCAAGCAGAATCGAGCAGCCGATGCGGAGAAAGCGCTGGAAAATCTACTCAGGAGCCGCCCCGATGATCCGGACGTCTGGTACATGGTGGCCGAGACGCGCGGTCTGTCGGGCAACATCATCGGCCTGCATCAGGCTCGCGCGGAGTACTTTGCGCTGGTCGGCGACTATCGCCAGGCGATCCAGCAACTGGACTTCGCCAAGCGCAAGGCTGGGAGCAATTTCCCGCTGTCATCACGAATTGACGCTCGGCAACGTGAGCTGATGGAGCAGGAACGGATGGTCAAGGACATGATGGGCTGA
- a CDS encoding sulfurtransferase TusA family protein: MTDAVTHDAELDASGLNCPLPLLKAKLELNRLASGAVLKVIATDAGSQRDFRTFARLAGHTLLREEDEAGVYRYWLKKA, translated from the coding sequence ATGACTGACGCTGTAACCCACGACGCCGAACTGGACGCCAGCGGTCTGAATTGTCCATTGCCCTTGCTCAAGGCCAAACTGGAACTCAACCGACTGGCCAGCGGCGCGGTACTCAAGGTGATCGCCACCGATGCGGGATCCCAGCGCGACTTTCGCACCTTTGCCCGATTGGCTGGTCATACGCTGCTTCGTGAAGAAGATGAGGCGGGCGTTTATCGCTATTGGTTGAAAAAAGCCTGA
- a CDS encoding AI-2E family transporter, producing MFKVLRDWIQRYFSDEEAVVLAVLLFLAFTAVLTLGGMLAPVLAGMVLAYLMQGLVVTLERLRVPGGVAVGLVFALFMGLLLVFIIIVVPLLWHQLITLFNELPGMLAKWQSLLLLLPERYPHLVSDEQVLQAIEVARGEIGKFGQWALTFSLSSLPLLVNIMIYLVLVPILVFFFLKDREMIGQWVRGYLPRERALITRVAQEMNRQIANYIRGKVIEIFICGGVTYIAFVALGLNYSALLALLVGGSVVVPYVGAVVVTVPVLLIALFQWGWSDQFIYLMTVYGIIQTLDGNVLVPLLFSEAVNLHPVAIICAVLLFGGLWGFWGVFFAIPLATLFKAVLDAWPRKEPIVAPLL from the coding sequence ATGTTCAAGGTGTTACGCGACTGGATTCAGCGCTACTTCTCGGATGAAGAGGCCGTGGTGCTGGCGGTGCTGCTGTTTCTGGCTTTTACCGCAGTACTCACCCTGGGTGGAATGCTCGCGCCAGTACTGGCCGGTATGGTGCTGGCGTATCTGATGCAGGGGCTGGTAGTGACCCTCGAGCGCCTGCGTGTGCCTGGTGGCGTGGCGGTGGGGCTGGTTTTCGCGTTATTCATGGGGTTGTTGCTGGTCTTTATCATCATCGTGGTGCCACTGCTCTGGCATCAACTGATCACGCTGTTCAACGAATTGCCCGGCATGCTCGCCAAGTGGCAGTCGCTGCTGTTGCTGTTGCCCGAGCGCTATCCGCACCTGGTATCGGATGAGCAAGTGCTGCAGGCGATCGAAGTGGCACGGGGCGAGATCGGCAAGTTCGGTCAGTGGGCACTGACATTCTCGCTGTCGAGCCTGCCATTGCTGGTGAACATCATGATTTACCTGGTGCTGGTGCCAATCCTGGTGTTCTTTTTTCTCAAGGACCGGGAGATGATCGGCCAGTGGGTGCGCGGTTATCTGCCGCGCGAGCGTGCGCTGATCACCCGGGTCGCCCAGGAAATGAACCGGCAGATCGCCAATTACATTCGCGGCAAGGTCATCGAAATCTTCATTTGCGGTGGCGTGACTTACATCGCGTTCGTGGCGCTGGGGCTCAACTACTCGGCGCTGCTGGCGTTGCTGGTGGGGGGCTCGGTGGTGGTGCCTTACGTCGGGGCGGTGGTGGTGACCGTGCCAGTGCTGCTGATTGCGCTGTTCCAGTGGGGCTGGAGCGATCAGTTCATCTATTTGATGACGGTCTACGGGATCATCCAGACGCTGGACGGCAACGTGCTGGTGCCGCTGCTGTTCTCGGAAGCAGTCAACCTGCACCCGGTGGCGATCATTTGCGCAGTGCTGTTGTTTGGCGGGTTGTGGGGCTTCTGGGGCGTGTTCTTTGCGATTCCCCTGGCGACGCTGTTCAAGGCTGTACTGGATGCCTGGCCGCGCAAAGAGCCGATTGTGGCGCCACTGCTTTAA
- a CDS encoding peroxiredoxin, translating to MAVTIDQPVADFEAPATSGQSVSLAGLKGKQVVIYFYPKDSTPGCTTQGQGFRDQLDAFKAANTEVFGVSRDSLKSHENFKAKQAFTFELISDKEEALCQLFDVIKLKKLYGKEYMGVDRSTFLIDKDGVLRQEWRGVKVPGHVDAVLAAAQALNKA from the coding sequence ATGGCCGTAACCATCGACCAACCGGTTGCCGACTTCGAAGCACCCGCCACCAGCGGGCAATCCGTCAGCCTCGCGGGCCTCAAAGGCAAGCAAGTGGTGATTTACTTCTATCCGAAGGACAGCACGCCGGGCTGCACCACTCAGGGTCAGGGTTTTCGTGATCAGCTTGACGCCTTTAAAGCCGCCAATACCGAAGTCTTCGGCGTGTCTCGCGACAGCCTGAAATCCCACGAAAACTTCAAGGCCAAGCAGGCGTTCACCTTCGAGCTGATCAGCGACAAGGAAGAAGCGCTGTGCCAGCTGTTCGACGTGATCAAACTGAAAAAGCTCTACGGCAAGGAATATATGGGCGTTGATCGCAGCACATTCCTGATCGACAAGGATGGTGTGCTGCGTCAGGAATGGCGCGGTGTGAAAGTGCCGGGGCATGTGGATGCGGTTTTGGCTGCTGCTCAGGCGCTGAACAAGGCCTGA
- a CDS encoding glycine cleavage system protein R gives MSTPTVREQFLVISALGANPMELTNVLCRASHENRCAVVTSRLTRHGECSALILEISGSWDALARLEGSLPVMAKRHAFTVNVVRSAALENRPQALPYVAYVSSAYRPDIINELCQFFMDHNVELENLTCDTYQAPQTGGTMLNATFTVTLPAGTQISWLRDQFLDFADAMNLDALIEPWRPQNPM, from the coding sequence ATGTCCACCCCCACAGTTCGCGAACAATTCCTTGTCATCAGTGCCCTCGGCGCCAACCCCATGGAGCTGACTAACGTCCTGTGCCGCGCCAGCCATGAAAACCGCTGCGCCGTGGTCACTTCTCGGCTGACGCGCCATGGCGAATGCAGTGCGTTGATCCTTGAAATCTCGGGCAGCTGGGACGCCCTGGCGCGCCTCGAAGGCAGCCTCCCAGTGATGGCCAAACGGCACGCCTTCACCGTTAACGTGGTCCGCAGCGCTGCCCTGGAGAACCGTCCGCAAGCCCTGCCGTACGTTGCCTACGTCAGCTCAGCCTACCGCCCGGACATCATCAACGAGCTGTGCCAGTTCTTCATGGATCACAACGTCGAGCTGGAGAACCTGACCTGCGACACCTATCAGGCCCCGCAGACCGGCGGCACCATGCTTAACGCTACGTTCACCGTGACCTTGCCGGCCGGCACCCAGATCAGCTGGTTGCGTGACCAGTTCCTGGATTTCGCCGACGCCATGAACCTGGACGCACTGATTGAACCGTGGCGCCCACAAAACCCAATGTAA
- the dapA gene encoding 4-hydroxy-tetrahydrodipicolinate synthase, with product MIAGSMVALVTPMDAQGRLDWDSLSKLVDFHLQEGTNAIVAVGTTGESATLDVNEHIEVIRRVVAQVAGRIPVIAGTGANSTREAIELTTNAKNAGADACLLVTPYYNKPTQEGLYQHFKAIAEAVDIPQILYNVPGRTACDMQAETVIRLSTVKNIIGIKEATGDLQRAKDILAGVSSDFLVYSGDDATAVELMLLGGKGNISVTANVAPRAMSDLCAAAMAGDAVKARAIHEKLMPLNKTLFIESNPIPVKWALHEMGLMPDGIRLPLTWLSAACHEPLRQAMRQSGVLV from the coding sequence ATGATTGCGGGCAGTATGGTGGCACTGGTCACACCCATGGATGCACAGGGTCGTCTCGACTGGGACAGCCTGAGCAAACTGGTGGACTTCCACCTGCAAGAGGGCACCAACGCCATCGTGGCGGTCGGCACTACAGGTGAGTCGGCCACGCTTGACGTGAACGAGCACATTGAAGTGATTCGTCGCGTGGTTGCTCAGGTTGCAGGGCGTATTCCGGTGATCGCCGGTACGGGCGCCAATTCGACGCGCGAAGCGATCGAGTTGACGACCAACGCGAAGAACGCCGGCGCCGACGCGTGCCTGCTGGTAACCCCTTATTACAACAAGCCGACGCAAGAAGGCCTGTACCAGCACTTCAAGGCAATCGCCGAAGCCGTCGACATCCCGCAGATTCTCTACAACGTGCCGGGCCGTACCGCTTGCGACATGCAGGCCGAGACGGTGATTCGCCTGTCGACCGTGAAGAACATCATCGGCATCAAGGAAGCCACGGGCGACCTGCAGCGCGCCAAGGACATCCTGGCCGGCGTGAGCAGCGACTTCCTGGTTTATTCCGGAGACGACGCGACCGCAGTCGAGCTGATGCTGCTCGGCGGCAAGGGCAATATTTCGGTGACCGCCAACGTCGCACCGCGCGCCATGAGCGACCTGTGCGCCGCGGCCATGGCCGGCGATGCTGTCAAAGCCCGGGCGATCCACGAAAAGCTGATGCCGCTCAATAAAACCCTGTTTATCGAATCCAACCCTATCCCCGTGAAATGGGCACTGCATGAAATGGGCTTGATGCCGGACGGTATTCGTCTGCCGCTCACCTGGCTCAGCGCTGCCTGTCACGAACCGCTGCGGCAGGCCATGCGCCAGTCCGGCGTCCTGGTTTAA